The Pochonia chlamydosporia 170 chromosome 1, whole genome shotgun sequence genome window below encodes:
- a CDS encoding TPR repeat containing protein (similar to Togninia minima UCRPA7 XP_007911473.1), producing the protein MRFISDNLPADRSSLGPRIQVIAAGLPRCATSSLQAGLESPHLGYAPCMHMAHVLPHPERSQLILEAIQEKDTTRRRRILHKIFDGYEATTDFPGCWFIDDLMDMYPDAAIVLNQRQDGGEGWMKSFTNSLGLYMTFKYYAMCFLCTSDRIHYNIHQEMGKRWVKKFGVELGPELYDAHQDFVLREAKERGREVLIWKAQDGWDPLCKFLGKETPKSEPFPWVNDTATMKVLQRILISRGLLSWAGLLGGVCVACRYGPSLFGLASVRLVSMFG; encoded by the coding sequence ATGCGGTTCATCAGTGATAACCTCCCCGCGGACAGGAGCTCTCTCGGGCCACGAATCCAGGTCATAGCAGCTGGTCTCCCTCGATGTGCCACGTCTTCTTTACAAGCTGGCTTGGAATCTCCCCACCTGGGGTATGCCCCGTGTATGCACATGGCGCATGTTCTCCCCCATCCTGAACGAAGCCAACTTATACTCGAGGCGATCCAAGAGAAAGATACGACACGCCGAAGACGAATACTTCACAAAATATTCGACGGGTATGAAGCCACGACTGATTTTCCGGGGTGCTGGTTCATCGACGACCTCATGGACATGTATCCAGATGCGGCGATTGTGTTGAACCAGCGCCAGGACGGCGGCGAaggatggatgaagagcttcaCAAACTCTCTTGGCCTGTATATGACGTTCAAGTATTACGCCATGTGCTTTCTGTGCACATCTGACCGTATTCACTACAATATTCACCAGGAAATGGGGAAACGATGGGTGAAGAAATTCGGTGTTGAGTTGGGGCCGGAACTGTACGATGCCCATCAGGATTTTGTGTTGCGGGAGGCCAAGGAGCGTGGTCGAGAGGTTTTGATCTGGAAGGCACAGGATGGTTGGGATCCTCTGTGTAAGTTCCTTGGTAAGGAGACGCCCAAGAGTGAGCCCTTCCCGTGGGTCAATGATacggcgacgatgaaggtTCTTCAGAGGATACTTATTTCGAGAGGACTTTTGTCTTGGGCCGGCCTTTTGGGCGGTGTGTGTGTTGCTTGCAGGTATGGGCCTAGTCTTTTTGGACTTGCGTCTGTGAGGCTCGTTAGTATGTTTGGCTAG
- a CDS encoding pathogenicity protein (similar to Metarhizium acridum CQMa 102 XP_007811137.1) translates to MFDLFAMLLSSIASFLFPIFASYKALKTSDPAQLTPWLMYWVVFSICLLVESWLSFILFWIPFYGYLRLLFFLYLILPQTQGARVLYEEKVHPFLEENETSIDEFISRAHDRLKAAGMTYFRRAIEYLKTNILNLPPSEPEPTPAESSVGPQGYTQSLLARFSVPTTRWAGAANTGNDFYNLLASAVSAASNAGGFAGSPGGTSGRNMTDSGTLIPPHVQGSAEKMNFIAAQRERLNIVLSALDREAQQIQRDGDGGSRGMPPGGFGGTSTHDIDDEEATQRPPSGLSMFSALSKSRSETDFEKVEAESGTEDDSNLRRRNIPSGAGGSWMPWGWGGSGDTTPGPGGPKED, encoded by the exons ATGTTCGACCTCTTTGCCATGCTCTTGTC CTCCATCGCCTCGTTCCTCTTTCCGATATTCGCTTCGTACAAGGCTCTCAAGACTTCAGATCCCGCCCAGTTGACGCCATGGCTCATGTACTGGGTCGTTTTCAGCATTTGTTTGCTGGTTGAGTCGTGGCTGTCGTTTATCCTCTTTTG GATTCCATTCTACGGCTATCTTCGCCTACTCTTCTTCCTCTACCTTATCCTCCCCCAAACACAGGGCGCCCGCGTCCTCTACGAGGAAAAAGTCCACCCCTTCCTCGAGGAAAATGAAACCAGTATCGACGAGTTCATCTCCAGAGCGCATGATCGCCTCAAGGCCGCCGGAATGACCTACTTTCGCCGTGCCATCGAATATCTGAAAACCAATATCCTCAACCTCCCTCCTTCTGAGCCCGAACCCACACCCGCCGAGTCATCCGTCGGGCCGCAGGGCTACACGCAGTCGCTGTTGGCTCGGTTTAGTGTCCCGACGACGAGATGGGCTGGTGCCGCTAACACCGGCAACGACTTCTACAATTTGTTGGCGAGCGCAGTTTCCGCTGCTTCCAACGCAGGCGGGTTTGCCGGCAGCCCCGGCGGGACGTCTGGGAGAAACATGACCGACTCGGGAACCCTGATACCTCCGCATGTGCAAGGCTCTGCGGAAAAGATGAATTTTATCGCTGCGCAACGTGAGCGCCTCAACATTGTGTTGAGTGCCTTGGATCGTGAGGCTCAGCAGATTCAAcgtgatggggatgggggcTCACGTGGCATGCCTCCGGGAGGCTTTGGGGGTACTAGCACGCACGATATagacgacgaggaggctACTCAGCGACCACCCAGTGGACTCAGCATGTTTAGTGCGTTGAGCAAGAGTCGCAGCGAGACGGACTTTGAAAAGGTCGAGGCCGAGAGCGGAACCGAAGATGACTCGAATCTACGTCGGCGAAATATCCCATCCGGCGCTGGCGGTTCCT